The proteins below are encoded in one region of Pseudomonas sp. SCB32:
- a CDS encoding baseplate J/gp47 family protein yields the protein MSDIDFRQALRDSGVPTTEAGLRQAWESEATAQGSVLSNTGAYSPFWRIVTALITKPVLWLINFLADIVLPNFFVKTARDAWLDLLAWQVNVERKPATKARGRILFTRSTTAGTLEVPAGTRVRSVAINGNTYEVLTLAPATFADGAAQLEIEVEASEAGSGYNLAPGYYAILPEPVAGIVQVVNAENWLAQPGADQEGNDELRLRVRNQYSAVNQWHTDAVYRAMITSFPGVRPDGVYFEHDAPRGPGTANAFVLFEASAPAATYLEQINSYIRDQGNHGHGDDLQVMEMPETLHDVSLQVWPRTSVGIEQRPALKADIELFIRAAFRESTASDYQPTLTYPQSRFSFSRLGEELHLQFPGIESLRFSNDDIISELAIPRLRVLGVVLA from the coding sequence ATGAGTGACATCGACTTTCGCCAGGCCCTGCGCGACTCGGGGGTTCCGACCACCGAGGCCGGGCTTCGCCAAGCGTGGGAAAGTGAGGCAACGGCCCAGGGCAGCGTCCTGAGCAATACCGGCGCCTACTCGCCCTTCTGGCGCATCGTCACCGCGCTGATCACCAAGCCAGTGCTGTGGCTGATCAACTTCCTGGCCGACATCGTGCTGCCGAACTTCTTCGTGAAGACCGCCCGCGACGCCTGGCTGGATCTGCTGGCCTGGCAGGTCAACGTCGAGCGCAAGCCCGCTACCAAGGCCCGTGGGCGCATCCTGTTCACCCGCAGCACCACGGCAGGCACCCTGGAGGTGCCCGCCGGCACCCGCGTACGTTCGGTAGCGATCAACGGCAACACCTACGAAGTGCTGACTCTCGCCCCGGCGACCTTCGCCGATGGCGCCGCCCAGCTGGAGATCGAGGTGGAAGCCTCCGAGGCAGGCAGCGGCTACAACCTCGCGCCAGGCTACTACGCCATTCTCCCGGAACCGGTCGCCGGCATTGTCCAGGTGGTCAACGCCGAGAACTGGCTGGCCCAACCCGGGGCGGACCAGGAAGGCAACGACGAGCTGCGCCTGCGCGTGCGTAACCAGTATTCCGCCGTCAACCAGTGGCACACGGACGCGGTGTATCGGGCCATGATCACGTCGTTTCCGGGCGTGCGCCCCGATGGCGTGTATTTCGAGCACGACGCCCCACGCGGCCCCGGCACCGCGAACGCCTTCGTCTTGTTCGAGGCCTCGGCGCCGGCCGCAACCTACCTGGAGCAGATCAACAGCTACATCCGCGACCAGGGCAACCACGGCCACGGCGACGACCTGCAGGTGATGGAGATGCCGGAGACGCTGCACGACGTCAGCCTGCAGGTGTGGCCCCGCACGTCGGTCGGCATCGAGCAACGCCCCGCGCTGAAAGCCGACATCGAGCTGTTCATCCGCGCGGCATTCCGCGAGAGCACCGCCAGCGACTACCAGCCGACGCTGACCTATCCGCAATCGCGCTTTTCCTTCAGCCGCCTGGGCGAAGAACTGCACCTGCAGTTCCCCGGCATCGAGTCGCTGCGCTTCAGCAACGACGACATCATTTCAGAGCTGGCCATCCCGCGCCTGAGAGTCCTGGGGGTGGTCCTTGCTTAA
- a CDS encoding PAS domain-containing methyl-accepting chemotaxis protein, giving the protein MKLNLPVTGRQVEVPESANILSTTDLKGAVSHVNPDFIAISGFTAEELLGFNHNRVRHPDMPPAAFAHLWRTLQVGRSWMGLVKNRCKNGDHYWVSAFVTPIRRDGRVVEYQSVRTRPSTEQVEAAERLYARLREGARLSRPRLPVRVQLLIGLALAQGGGALLALVAPALLLPGFLLSLGLASGWLWLRLRPLDALFRRARTIADNPLSQRLYSGRDDEFGELDFALRMLEAETAAVVGRMADASQQLAEHATALADAMAGGSAATQLQQRETEQVANAMHELAQSVQEVARHAQHSAVAAQCSDRITQSGHDDVRSTRGQLAELEAGVRQACAAVEEQQTHSEAISRMLDVIRDVAGQTNLLALNAAIEAARAGESGRGFAVVADEVRALASRTEESARDIQGLVGNLQRGAEDSVRALWLCCEQALASLDQAGQATGTLERISEQVSSIQRMSLEIATAIEQQGAASEEVQRSLQAIRGSADSNAANAGTCQRSAARMAELAAELRLLAEHFWEGSRSA; this is encoded by the coding sequence ATGAAGCTGAACCTGCCGGTCACCGGACGCCAGGTCGAGGTCCCGGAAAGCGCCAACATTCTCTCCACCACCGACCTGAAAGGCGCGGTCAGCCACGTCAATCCGGACTTCATCGCCATCAGCGGCTTCACCGCCGAGGAGCTGCTGGGATTCAACCACAATCGCGTGCGTCACCCGGACATGCCGCCGGCCGCCTTCGCTCACCTGTGGCGGACGCTGCAGGTCGGGCGCAGCTGGATGGGGCTGGTGAAGAACCGCTGCAAGAATGGCGATCACTACTGGGTCAGCGCCTTCGTCACGCCGATCCGTCGCGACGGCCGGGTGGTGGAGTACCAGTCGGTGCGCACCCGCCCCAGCACCGAGCAGGTCGAGGCGGCCGAGCGCTTGTATGCGCGGCTGCGGGAAGGCGCGAGATTGTCCCGGCCGCGCCTGCCTGTGAGGGTCCAGCTGCTGATCGGGCTGGCCCTGGCTCAGGGCGGTGGAGCCTTGCTTGCGCTCGTCGCTCCGGCTCTGCTGCTGCCGGGTTTCCTTCTCTCGCTGGGGCTCGCCAGCGGCTGGTTATGGCTACGCCTTCGTCCGCTCGATGCCTTGTTCAGGCGCGCCCGGACGATTGCCGACAACCCGCTGAGCCAACGCCTGTACTCGGGCCGTGACGATGAGTTCGGCGAACTGGATTTCGCCCTGCGCATGCTGGAGGCGGAGACCGCCGCGGTGGTCGGGCGCATGGCCGATGCCTCGCAGCAGCTGGCCGAGCACGCCACGGCGCTGGCCGATGCCATGGCCGGCGGCAGCGCGGCCACGCAGTTGCAGCAACGCGAGACCGAGCAGGTGGCCAACGCCATGCACGAACTCGCGCAGAGCGTGCAAGAGGTGGCGCGCCACGCGCAGCACAGTGCCGTGGCCGCGCAGTGCAGCGACCGCATCACCCAGTCCGGGCATGACGACGTGCGCAGCACCCGTGGCCAGCTCGCCGAGCTGGAAGCCGGCGTGCGTCAGGCCTGCGCCGCCGTCGAGGAGCAGCAGACGCACAGCGAGGCGATCTCGCGGATGCTGGATGTGATCCGCGATGTGGCCGGGCAGACCAACCTGCTAGCGCTCAACGCCGCCATCGAGGCGGCGCGGGCCGGCGAGAGCGGACGCGGCTTCGCGGTGGTCGCCGACGAGGTACGCGCCCTCGCCTCGCGGACCGAGGAATCCGCGCGGGACATCCAGGGGCTGGTCGGCAACCTGCAGCGCGGCGCCGAGGATTCGGTACGCGCACTGTGGCTCTGCTGCGAGCAGGCGCTGGCCAGCCTCGATCAGGCCGGCCAGGCTACCGGCACGCTGGAACGGATCAGCGAACAGGTGTCGTCGATCCAGCGCATGAGCCTGGAGATCGCCACCGCCATCGAGCAGCAGGGCGCGGCCAGCGAGGAAGTGCAGCGTAGCCTGCAGGCGATCCGCGGGTCCGCCGACAGCAATGCGGCCAACGCCGGCACCTGCCAGCGCAGTGCGGCGCGCATGGCGGAGCTGGCGGCGGAGCTGCGATTGCTGGCGGAGCATTTCTGGGAGGGGAGCCGCAGCGCCTAG
- a CDS encoding phage tail protein, with protein MTPKTVYQTDSLGIYVGTAVADPSPLEAGVWLIPAGCVETPPPKIPEYRAALWKGNSWQLIDSYQGLTAYNTKTGEPMKIERLGALPTGYTLEVPGPHQVWKDGHWVDDIPAVVERRYGEQVATVDTACSSAIVAGFWSSALGEPHQYSTQLDDQVNLTGMILRGVDCTYACRDVDGIKAFHPHTAAQLRTVGDEFAVFKLKCLQQALVLKERLAEARAAADLAAIERVTWEALPA; from the coding sequence ATGACTCCGAAAACCGTTTACCAAACCGACAGCCTGGGCATCTACGTGGGCACCGCTGTGGCTGATCCGTCGCCGCTAGAGGCTGGCGTCTGGCTGATTCCCGCCGGTTGCGTCGAGACCCCACCGCCGAAAATCCCCGAGTACCGTGCCGCGCTGTGGAAGGGCAATAGCTGGCAGCTGATCGATAGCTACCAGGGCCTCACCGCCTACAACACAAAGACCGGCGAGCCGATGAAGATCGAGCGTCTGGGCGCCCTACCGACCGGCTACACCCTGGAGGTGCCGGGACCACATCAGGTCTGGAAGGACGGCCACTGGGTCGACGACATCCCCGCCGTGGTCGAACGGCGCTACGGCGAACAGGTGGCCACCGTCGATACGGCTTGCTCGTCGGCCATCGTTGCCGGCTTCTGGTCCAGCGCCCTGGGCGAACCCCATCAGTACAGCACCCAGCTGGACGACCAGGTAAACCTCACCGGCATGATTCTGCGCGGGGTCGACTGCACCTACGCATGCCGCGATGTTGACGGCATAAAGGCCTTTCACCCGCACACTGCCGCCCAGCTGCGCACGGTGGGTGACGAATTCGCAGTGTTCAAGCTGAAATGCCTGCAGCAGGCCCTGGTGCTCAAGGAGCGCTTGGCCGAGGCCCGAGCTGCGGCAGATCTCGCCGCCATCGAGCGGGTGACCTGGGAGGCCTTGCCGGCATGA
- a CDS encoding glutamine synthetase family protein, with translation MNRSTYPDLLSEVRAFRQQYPDVRYVDLICLDIPGHFYGKRYPVDMLEKVAAGSPLKLPQNCVLLGVQGGLHPIGDYCFNDGDPDAPRRLIPGSLKPVRWENQPLGQMLISSDGTHAPIEFEPREVLARVMQRLESKGIRPVVAFELEFYLFDKKLDAGLPQYPRDPLCDDEDDQPNMHIERLSRFSDVLHEIVEASREQGVDANVITAEIGPGQFEINFAHCEDGLHAADQAALFARATRGVALKHGFRASFMSKPYLHAPGSGMHVHVSLYDRDGNNLLESNDQQALRHAVAGCLELLPHCMPIFAANHNAYRRYGSRVNAASKASWGFEDRDACIRIPESDGKNLRIEHRLAGADANPYLVLAAILTGMEHGLEAKLEPIAPLNEDRSSGIDFPRDMLGAVAAMEDHPVVKDGLGSEFVFVYCENKRHDHLDFMNEVSAREYRWFL, from the coding sequence ATGAACCGCTCGACCTATCCCGATCTGCTCAGTGAAGTCCGCGCTTTCCGTCAGCAATACCCTGACGTCCGCTACGTCGACCTGATCTGCCTGGACATCCCCGGCCACTTCTACGGCAAGCGCTACCCCGTCGACATGCTGGAAAAAGTCGCCGCCGGCAGCCCGCTGAAACTGCCGCAGAACTGCGTGCTGCTGGGCGTGCAGGGTGGTCTGCACCCGATCGGCGACTACTGCTTCAACGACGGCGACCCGGACGCGCCGCGCCGCCTGATCCCCGGCTCGCTCAAGCCGGTGCGCTGGGAGAACCAGCCGCTGGGGCAGATGCTGATCAGCTCCGACGGCACCCACGCGCCCATCGAGTTCGAACCGCGCGAAGTGCTCGCCCGCGTCATGCAGCGCCTGGAGTCCAAGGGCATCCGTCCGGTGGTGGCCTTCGAACTGGAGTTCTACCTGTTCGACAAGAAGCTCGACGCCGGCCTGCCGCAATACCCGCGCGACCCGCTGTGCGACGACGAGGATGACCAGCCGAACATGCACATCGAGCGCCTGTCGCGCTTCTCCGACGTGCTCCATGAGATCGTCGAAGCCTCCCGCGAGCAGGGCGTGGATGCCAACGTGATCACCGCCGAGATCGGCCCGGGCCAGTTCGAGATCAACTTCGCCCACTGCGAAGATGGCCTGCACGCCGCCGACCAGGCCGCACTGTTCGCCCGCGCCACCCGTGGCGTGGCGCTCAAGCACGGCTTCCGCGCCAGCTTTATGAGCAAGCCCTACCTGCACGCGCCGGGCAGCGGCATGCACGTCCACGTCAGCCTGTATGACCGTGATGGCAACAACCTGCTCGAGAGCAACGACCAGCAGGCCCTGCGCCACGCCGTGGCCGGCTGCCTGGAGCTGCTGCCGCACTGCATGCCGATCTTCGCCGCCAACCACAACGCCTACCGCCGCTACGGCTCCCGCGTGAATGCGGCGAGCAAGGCCAGCTGGGGCTTCGAGGACCGCGATGCGTGCATCCGCATTCCCGAGTCCGACGGCAAGAACCTGCGCATCGAGCACCGCCTGGCCGGCGCCGACGCCAACCCGTATCTGGTGCTGGCGGCCATCCTCACCGGCATGGAGCACGGGCTGGAAGCCAAGCTCGAACCCATCGCACCACTCAACGAAGACCGCTCCAGCGGCATCGACTTCCCCCGTGACATGCTCGGTGCCGTCGCCGCCATGGAAGACCATCCGGTGGTTAAGGACGGCCTGGGCAGCGAGTTCGTCTTCGTCTACTGCGAGAACAAGCGCCACGACCATCTGGACTTCATGAACGAAGTCAGCGCGCGGGAGTACCGCTGGTTCCTCTGA
- a CDS encoding bifunctional diguanylate cyclase/phosphodiesterase, which produces MGLGPKLDSVLERIGLSMTEIDQRLEYLNWGEDDARQLNGRASELDLCHRQFIERLYDHLRHYPHLAAILADPATLERLKRSQFEYYRQLWDAPQSADYVRDRLRIGLVHQHVGVELKWYLGAYRLYLEHMLDELLGDAPEAPAFSSLLKRVFFDMSLAIDTYGAAQRQALEDSEARFARALRGANDGIWDWDLGNDRLYVSERWSRMLGLSRDNLGESSTSWFTRVHPDDLPGLRQAIDAHLRGSSPLLNHEYRIRQRDGGYLWVQARGVITDGRMAGSQTDISQRKASEHQLNHAARHDPLTGLANRLRLDELLQQALMRQRRPGARESALLFIDLDRFKLINDSLGHAVGDRVLVEVAQRLLRCLRLGDHLARFGGDEFVVLLDDLASLNDAEQVAQRMLDYLHLPLHVDGRTLVVSASIGITGLITEGQAIDTLQAADLALYRAKEAGKAQYARFSQELQAEAQRRLDLESALAQALRNDEFSLNYQPIVRLEGNQARWVAVEVLLRWSRNGESVSPLQFIPALEESGEIVRVGDWVLRQACRQTALWQREGRKDLYCSVNLSSRQLQQPGFAARVRQILAESGLSPCSLVLEITESLLMQDGAETLACLRELAAQGVRLALDDFGTGYSSLGYLKRYPLHILKVDRSFITRAPDDPELSAICRAIIGLGHSLGLEVVAEGVERQEHLDFLHQENCRYAQGFLFSRPQPPEKLFDNNPEQPR; this is translated from the coding sequence ATGGGCCTGGGACCGAAGCTCGATAGCGTGCTCGAGCGCATCGGCCTGTCGATGACGGAAATCGATCAGCGCCTGGAGTATCTGAACTGGGGCGAGGACGATGCCCGTCAGTTGAACGGACGCGCCAGCGAACTCGATCTGTGCCACCGGCAGTTCATCGAGCGACTCTACGACCACCTGCGCCATTACCCGCACCTGGCGGCGATCCTCGCCGACCCCGCCACGCTGGAGCGGCTCAAGCGCAGCCAGTTCGAGTACTACCGCCAACTCTGGGACGCCCCGCAGAGCGCCGATTATGTGCGTGATCGCCTGCGCATCGGGCTGGTGCACCAGCATGTGGGCGTGGAGCTGAAGTGGTACCTGGGCGCCTACCGCTTGTACCTGGAGCACATGCTCGACGAGCTGCTCGGCGATGCGCCGGAAGCCCCGGCCTTCAGCAGCCTGCTCAAGCGGGTGTTCTTCGACATGTCGCTGGCCATCGACACCTACGGCGCGGCGCAGCGCCAGGCGCTGGAAGACAGCGAGGCGCGCTTCGCCCGAGCCCTGCGTGGGGCGAACGATGGCATCTGGGACTGGGACCTGGGCAACGATCGCCTCTACGTCTCCGAACGCTGGTCGCGCATGCTCGGCCTCTCCCGCGACAATCTGGGCGAGAGCAGTACCAGCTGGTTCACCCGCGTGCACCCGGACGACCTGCCCGGCCTGCGCCAGGCCATCGATGCGCACCTGCGCGGCAGCAGCCCGCTGCTCAATCACGAGTACCGCATCCGCCAGCGCGACGGCGGCTACCTCTGGGTGCAGGCGCGCGGGGTGATCACCGACGGGCGCATGGCCGGCTCGCAGACCGACATCAGCCAGCGCAAGGCCAGCGAGCACCAGCTCAACCACGCAGCGCGGCACGACCCACTGACCGGCCTGGCCAACCGCCTGCGCCTGGACGAGCTGCTGCAGCAGGCACTGATGCGCCAGCGCCGCCCCGGTGCGCGCGAGTCCGCCCTGCTGTTCATCGACCTGGATCGCTTCAAGCTGATCAACGACAGCCTCGGCCACGCGGTGGGCGACCGGGTGCTGGTGGAAGTCGCCCAACGTCTGCTGCGTTGCCTGCGCCTGGGCGATCACCTGGCGCGCTTCGGCGGCGACGAGTTCGTGGTGCTGCTCGATGACCTGGCCAGCCTCAACGATGCCGAACAGGTCGCCCAGCGCATGCTCGATTACCTGCACCTGCCGCTGCATGTGGATGGCCGGACACTGGTGGTCAGCGCCAGCATCGGCATCACCGGCCTGATCACCGAAGGCCAGGCCATCGACACGCTGCAGGCCGCGGACCTGGCGCTGTACCGCGCCAAGGAGGCCGGCAAGGCGCAATACGCGCGCTTCAGCCAGGAGCTGCAGGCGGAGGCGCAACGCCGTCTCGATCTGGAGAGCGCGCTGGCCCAGGCGCTGCGCAACGATGAGTTCAGCCTGAATTACCAGCCCATCGTGCGCCTGGAGGGCAACCAGGCACGCTGGGTGGCGGTGGAGGTACTGCTGCGCTGGAGTCGCAACGGCGAGTCGGTGTCGCCGCTGCAGTTCATCCCGGCGCTGGAGGAGTCCGGGGAGATCGTCCGAGTCGGTGACTGGGTGCTGCGTCAGGCCTGTCGGCAGACGGCGCTCTGGCAACGCGAGGGGCGCAAGGATTTGTACTGCTCGGTAAACCTGTCGAGCCGCCAATTGCAGCAGCCGGGTTTCGCCGCACGGGTCCGGCAGATTCTCGCGGAAAGCGGCCTGTCGCCGTGCAGCCTGGTGCTGGAGATCACCGAAAGCCTGCTGATGCAGGACGGTGCGGAGACCCTCGCCTGCCTGCGCGAGCTGGCCGCCCAGGGCGTGCGCCTGGCGCTGGATGATTTCGGTACCGGTTATTCCTCGCTGGGTTATCTCAAGCGCTATCCGCTGCACATCCTGAAGGTGGACCGCAGCTTCATCACCCGCGCGCCGGACGATCCGGAACTGAGCGCCATCTGCCGGGCGATCATCGGCCTCGGCCATAGCCTTGGGCTGGAGGTGGTGGCCGAGGGCGTCGAGCGCCAGGAACACCTGGACTTCCTCCACCAGGAGAACTGCCGCTACGCCCAGGGCTTCCTGTTCAGCCGGCCGCAGCCGCCGGAAAAGCTGTTCGATAACAACCCGGAGCAGCCGCGATGA
- a CDS encoding phage tail protein: MLKLSLPFWLAGPELAKLRRAAQSWWDKAENWLRWPLLQLDAETCHLSVLELLAWQRDITRFQGESESLFRLRVRHAFSNAVDAGSTAGMVRIFQRLGVGYVEIEERMDSVDWDVVRLHLTDSQLTQSPVLLRVLTQQYGRTCRRYDFATITPVGMNVALADFNDDQLTLVASLDERAGRLVAINELAVVASL, encoded by the coding sequence TTGCTTAAGCTGAGCCTGCCCTTCTGGCTCGCCGGCCCGGAGCTGGCCAAGCTGCGCCGTGCGGCGCAGAGCTGGTGGGACAAAGCCGAGAACTGGCTGCGCTGGCCCCTGCTGCAGCTGGACGCGGAGACCTGCCACCTGAGTGTCCTGGAGCTGCTGGCTTGGCAGCGCGACATCACCCGCTTCCAGGGCGAATCCGAAAGCCTGTTCCGCCTGCGCGTTCGCCACGCCTTCAGCAACGCCGTGGACGCCGGCAGCACCGCCGGCATGGTGCGGATCTTCCAGCGCCTGGGCGTCGGTTACGTCGAGATCGAGGAGCGCATGGACAGCGTGGACTGGGACGTGGTGCGCCTGCACCTGACCGACTCCCAGCTGACGCAATCGCCGGTACTGCTGCGCGTGCTGACGCAGCAGTACGGGCGGACCTGCCGCCGCTACGACTTCGCCACCATCACGCCAGTGGGGATGAACGTCGCCCTGGCCGACTTCAACGACGACCAGCTGACGCTGGTGGCCAGCCTGGACGAGCGCGCCGGGCGCCTGGTGGCCATCAACGAACTAGCCGTGGTCGCCAGTCTCTAG
- a CDS encoding Bro-N domain-containing protein: MKTSDSLPADEGLIPTVFHRYNRRLRGLLIERQAWFVLRDLTKLTNSHLGKRFTQKLDPDQVRLEQIAGAAEKEYLVSESGLYALLMVHFYHPENRSLRQWLSNEVVPALRDAQQHNPHLPQRRMERVEGHLMSVMDWQGKLWVRWSDAVRLMEEDLRTLR, from the coding sequence ATGAAGACTTCCGATTCACTCCCGGCCGACGAAGGCCTGATTCCTACCGTTTTCCACCGTTACAACCGCCGGCTGCGCGGGCTGCTGATCGAGCGGCAGGCGTGGTTCGTCCTGCGCGACCTGACGAAGTTGACCAACAGCCACCTGGGCAAGCGCTTCACGCAGAAGCTGGACCCGGATCAGGTGCGCCTCGAACAGATCGCAGGGGCGGCCGAGAAGGAATACCTGGTCAGCGAGAGCGGCCTGTACGCGCTGCTGATGGTGCATTTCTATCACCCGGAGAACCGCAGCCTGCGGCAGTGGCTGAGCAACGAGGTGGTGCCAGCGCTGCGCGACGCGCAGCAGCACAATCCGCATCTGCCGCAACGGCGCATGGAGCGGGTGGAAGGGCATCTGATGAGCGTGATGGATTGGCAGGGCAAGCTCTGGGTGCGTTGGAGCGATGCCGTGCGGTTGATGGAGGAGGATCTGCGCACCCTGCGTTGA
- a CDS encoding phage tail protein, producing the protein MSASITLAGESLIAQKQAAQQPLQVARFVLANVPGLNPNAPVDRAASKPPAAQIVHTAAVTRAGYVNPRQVIYSLMIGSDIGDWDFNWIGLESAENVLLAVAYVPVQQKRKNIPPLQIGNNITRNFLVEFNGAQQLTGISVDASTWQHDFTVRLAGIDQRERLSNRDIFGRACFLADSLQLERMFGAYQLKAGVAYIEGVRVVLPEAIGITIPSLPSKVWIDVALVRQASDVVVSWAAAFGANLVDYSDTNGVRHYLVPIADVTSSTAMADLRASQPITGALVQHFAARVGDYAQLRARATTKVDVGLGNLPNAKSDDPDSDSSDVLATTKALKAMRALVDSAQVGLVGMFPMGTPPAGWLRANGAAVSRTVFAALFARIGTAYGPGDGSTTFNLPDYRGLFPRFWDDGRGIDAGRGLGTFQDGAIQSHGHTARSDGSGAHTHNAWTAVAGEHAHYVRTGRVTPDSIDWSGYEEPRNLVNYGEDGYNDKLTSSGGSHNHQVGVDAVAHHSHTITVDPTGGGETRPRNIALLACIKY; encoded by the coding sequence ATGTCTGCAAGCATTACTCTTGCTGGTGAAAGCCTGATCGCGCAGAAGCAGGCCGCCCAGCAACCCCTGCAGGTCGCCCGCTTCGTCCTCGCCAACGTCCCCGGGCTGAACCCGAACGCCCCCGTAGATCGGGCGGCGAGCAAGCCGCCTGCCGCGCAGATCGTCCACACCGCAGCGGTCACGCGCGCCGGCTACGTGAACCCGCGCCAGGTGATCTACAGCCTGATGATCGGCTCCGACATCGGCGACTGGGATTTCAACTGGATCGGCCTGGAGAGCGCCGAGAACGTGCTGCTGGCCGTGGCCTACGTCCCGGTTCAGCAGAAGCGCAAGAACATCCCGCCGCTGCAGATCGGCAACAACATCACCCGGAACTTCCTGGTGGAGTTCAACGGCGCCCAGCAGCTGACCGGCATCAGCGTGGACGCGAGCACCTGGCAGCACGACTTCACCGTGCGCCTGGCCGGCATCGACCAGCGCGAGCGCCTGAGCAACCGCGACATATTCGGGCGTGCGTGCTTCCTCGCTGACAGCCTGCAGCTTGAACGCATGTTCGGCGCCTATCAGCTGAAAGCGGGGGTCGCCTACATCGAGGGCGTGCGCGTGGTGCTGCCCGAGGCCATCGGGATCACCATTCCGTCACTGCCGTCGAAAGTCTGGATCGACGTCGCCCTGGTGCGCCAGGCCAGTGACGTCGTGGTGAGCTGGGCGGCCGCGTTCGGCGCCAACCTCGTCGACTACTCCGACACCAACGGCGTGCGCCACTACCTGGTGCCCATCGCTGACGTCACCAGCAGCACGGCCATGGCCGACCTGCGCGCCTCCCAGCCGATTACTGGCGCCCTGGTGCAGCACTTCGCCGCCCGTGTAGGCGATTACGCGCAGCTGCGCGCCAGGGCCACCACAAAAGTGGATGTCGGCCTGGGCAACCTGCCCAACGCCAAGAGCGACGACCCGGACAGCGATTCCAGCGACGTTCTGGCCACCACCAAGGCACTCAAAGCCATGAGGGCGCTGGTGGATTCGGCCCAGGTTGGCCTGGTGGGCATGTTCCCGATGGGCACCCCGCCGGCGGGCTGGCTGAGAGCCAACGGCGCGGCGGTCTCGCGCACCGTCTTCGCTGCTCTGTTTGCGCGGATCGGGACCGCCTACGGCCCCGGCGACGGATCCACCACTTTCAACCTGCCCGACTATCGCGGCCTGTTCCCCCGTTTCTGGGACGACGGGCGCGGCATTGACGCGGGCCGTGGGCTTGGCACCTTCCAGGACGGCGCCATTCAGAGCCACGGTCACACGGCCAGGTCTGACGGCTCTGGCGCCCACACCCACAACGCCTGGACCGCCGTCGCGGGCGAGCACGCGCACTACGTCAGGACCGGCCGGGTAACACCAGACTCCATCGACTGGTCCGGCTATGAGGAACCCCGCAACCTCGTGAACTACGGGGAGGATGGTTACAACGACAAGCTGACCAGCTCCGGCGGTTCCCACAACCACCAGGTTGGCGTCGACGCCGTAGCCCACCACTCGCACACCATCACCGTCGATCCCACCGGCGGCGGCGAGACACGCCCGCGCAACATCGCCCTGCTCGCCTGCATCAAGTACTGA
- a CDS encoding DNA-binding protein: MTLLLDGQQVRGKSLKVAASLRIESKDLSGQTSNSESAHTGFKAKTLTITCLIRFADADDLRNLMSLAEATGSGGQLKTYRVVNDTAASFGVRQVQFSDGVSAREDDQLSAWRIQFTLTEKLSNPERVEKRRNASAVTQLSGPGQAVGGAAGGTGAGAQSQELTGFEATLKRLDTWLGDSA, translated from the coding sequence ATGACTCTGCTCCTGGACGGCCAGCAAGTACGGGGGAAGTCGCTGAAGGTGGCGGCCAGTCTGCGGATCGAAAGTAAGGATCTGTCGGGGCAGACCAGCAACAGCGAGTCAGCGCACACGGGCTTCAAGGCCAAGACACTGACCATCACCTGCCTGATTCGCTTCGCCGACGCGGACGATCTCCGCAACCTGATGAGCCTGGCCGAGGCCACCGGGTCGGGCGGCCAGCTCAAGACGTATCGGGTGGTCAATGACACCGCCGCATCCTTCGGCGTGCGCCAGGTGCAATTCTCGGATGGGGTAAGCGCCCGCGAGGACGACCAGCTGTCCGCCTGGCGCATACAGTTCACGCTCACGGAAAAGCTGTCGAACCCCGAGCGCGTGGAGAAGCGCCGCAATGCCTCGGCCGTCACCCAGCTGAGCGGACCAGGACAAGCAGTCGGTGGCGCTGCTGGAGGGACTGGCGCGGGCGCGCAATCTCAGGAACTGACTGGCTTCGAAGCGACCTTGAAGCGCCTGGACACCTGGCTGGGGGACAGCGCGTGA
- a CDS encoding helix-turn-helix domain-containing protein, which translates to MTQTVTNEHLATLIRDLRKHKNLTLGALAEQIGRSVGFLSQVERGLSQPTVADLTAISEALGVPTTYFYAGDTRRELDWVTRPADRRTLYYAGGVTDILASPNMSGGFSMLDSILAPGATSGEGHLNDSSEQGGFVLEGELTIWYEGDTVTLQTNDSFQLPPHSQFRYGNLTDKPTRVLWIFT; encoded by the coding sequence ATGACCCAGACGGTCACCAACGAACACCTTGCCACGCTGATCCGCGACCTGCGCAAGCACAAGAACCTCACCCTGGGCGCGCTGGCCGAACAGATCGGCCGCTCGGTGGGGTTCCTCTCCCAGGTCGAGCGCGGCCTGTCGCAGCCAACCGTGGCCGACCTCACCGCCATCAGCGAAGCGCTGGGCGTGCCGACCACCTATTTCTACGCCGGCGACACCCGTCGCGAGCTCGACTGGGTCACCCGCCCGGCCGACCGCCGCACCCTGTACTACGCCGGTGGCGTAACCGACATCCTCGCGTCGCCGAACATGTCCGGCGGCTTCTCCATGCTCGACAGCATCCTCGCCCCTGGCGCCACCAGCGGCGAGGGGCACCTGAACGACAGCTCCGAGCAGGGCGGCTTCGTCCTCGAAGGCGAGCTGACCATATGGTACGAGGGCGACACCGTCACCCTGCAGACCAACGACAGTTTCCAGTTGCCGCCGCACAGCCAGTTCCGCTACGGCAACCTCACCGACAAACCCACTCGGGTGCTCTGGATCTTCACCTGA